A genomic window from Micromonospora violae includes:
- the fabG gene encoding 3-oxoacyl-ACP reductase FabG: protein MSEEPRVAIVTGAARGIGAATARRLAADGMAVAVVDIEETATKETVDAIAAAGGRALGVGADVSDRDQVEAAVARIAAELGAPTVLVNNAGVLRDNLLFKMTNADWDTVMGVHLRGAFLFSQAAQKHMVDRKWGRIVNLSSTSALGNRGQANYAAAKAGLQGFTKTLAIELGPFGVTVNAVAPGFIVTDMTAATAARMKVDFDDFQKHAAAEIPVRRPGRPEDVAHTISFLASEGAGFVSGQVIYVAGGPRD, encoded by the coding sequence ATGTCGGAGGAGCCCCGCGTCGCCATCGTCACCGGAGCCGCACGCGGTATCGGTGCGGCCACCGCCCGGCGGCTGGCCGCCGACGGAATGGCCGTCGCCGTGGTCGACATCGAGGAGACGGCCACCAAGGAGACGGTGGACGCCATCGCCGCCGCCGGCGGCCGGGCGCTCGGAGTGGGCGCCGACGTCTCCGACCGGGATCAGGTCGAGGCGGCGGTGGCCCGGATCGCCGCCGAACTGGGCGCGCCCACCGTGCTCGTCAACAACGCCGGGGTGCTCCGCGACAACCTGCTGTTCAAGATGACCAACGCCGACTGGGACACGGTGATGGGCGTGCACCTGCGCGGCGCGTTCCTGTTCAGCCAGGCCGCACAGAAGCACATGGTGGACCGCAAGTGGGGGCGGATCGTCAACCTCTCCAGCACCTCCGCGCTGGGCAACCGGGGGCAGGCGAACTACGCCGCCGCCAAGGCCGGTCTGCAGGGCTTCACCAAGACGCTCGCCATCGAGCTGGGGCCGTTCGGGGTGACCGTGAACGCGGTCGCTCCCGGCTTCATCGTCACCGACATGACCGCCGCCACCGCCGCCCGGATGAAGGTCGACTTCGACGACTTCCAGAAGCACGCCGCCGCCGAGATCCCGGTGCGTCGCCCCGGTCGGCCGGAGGACGTCGCGCACACCATCTCGTTCCTCGCGAGCGAGGGCGCCGGCTTCGTCTCCGGTCAGGTCATCTACGTCGCGGGTGGCCCCCGGGACTGA
- a CDS encoding Gfo/Idh/MocA family protein: MLRFGLFGTGHWAIETHGKALHAHPDAELVGVWGRNPERASALAERYGVPAYADVDALIEQCEAIAVALPPDIQADIAVRAARAGRHLLLDKPLALSVADADRVVAAAEESGVASVVFFTQRFQPNVTAFLAATAAAGGWQHGRTTAFASIFQEGSPYGGSLWRREHGALWDIAPHALSILLPVLGRVTQVAAMDGPSGMVHLLLTHEGGATSSASLSLDAPTESMAREFVFYGENGIENVPSGENDPATAFGVAIDQLVEQVQAGTRDHRCDVRFGREVVAILAAAETARAESRTVTIPA; this comes from the coding sequence GTGCTGCGGTTCGGTTTGTTCGGCACCGGTCACTGGGCGATCGAGACGCACGGGAAGGCGCTGCACGCACATCCCGACGCGGAGCTGGTGGGGGTGTGGGGTCGTAACCCGGAGCGGGCCTCCGCGCTGGCCGAGCGGTACGGGGTGCCCGCCTACGCCGACGTCGACGCGCTGATCGAGCAGTGCGAGGCGATCGCCGTCGCCCTGCCGCCGGACATCCAGGCCGACATCGCGGTCCGGGCGGCCCGCGCCGGCCGGCACCTGCTGCTGGACAAGCCGCTGGCGCTCAGTGTGGCCGACGCCGACCGTGTGGTGGCCGCCGCCGAGGAGTCCGGGGTCGCCTCGGTCGTCTTCTTCACCCAGCGGTTCCAGCCGAACGTGACCGCGTTCCTCGCCGCCACCGCCGCCGCCGGGGGCTGGCAGCACGGCCGGACCACCGCGTTCGCCTCGATCTTCCAGGAGGGCAGCCCGTACGGCGGCTCGCTGTGGCGTCGGGAGCACGGAGCGCTCTGGGACATCGCCCCGCACGCCCTCTCGATCCTCCTGCCCGTGCTGGGCCGGGTGACGCAGGTGGCGGCGATGGACGGGCCGAGCGGGATGGTGCACCTGCTGCTCACCCACGAGGGCGGTGCCACCAGCAGCGCCTCGCTCTCCCTGGACGCCCCGACCGAGTCGATGGCCCGGGAGTTCGTCTTCTACGGCGAGAACGGCATCGAGAACGTCCCGTCCGGCGAGAACGACCCCGCCACCGCGTTCGGCGTCGCCATCGACCAGCTCGTCGAGCAGGTGCAGGCCGGCACCCGGGACCACCGCTGCGACGTCCGCTTCGGCCGTGAGGTCGTCGCCATCCTCGCCGCCGCCGAAACCGCCCGAGCCGAGTCCCGCACCGTCACCATCCCGGCCTGA